Part of the Longimicrobium sp. genome is shown below.
GATGAAAAAGCGGCTCGCGGGCGCCGTCCAGGAATTTGGACGAACTGGACTTTTTCTATTCAGGCCCAGGCGCACCGAACTGGCCCGCAGCACACTCGTCGCGGGCCGGAGGATCTAGCCTGGGGCACGAACGAACTGAGGCGCGGCAGCGGTCACGGAAGCCGAGACCTCGGCTGCCGTGGGGCCCTCACCCGGCCGCGCTGACACGCGCGCCACCCTCTCCCACAAACAGCGTGGGAGAGGGGGTACACTTCGGGTCTTGGTGCCACGGCAGCGCAGGAGCGGAAGGCCCGGTCCGCTGGGGCGACTGAAGTCGCGGCAACGACGGCCCAAAGTCCGCCTTCGCGGACTGCACGCGTGGTCGAGTGCGCGAGGCTAGACATAGCGCGGTCGAATTCTCCCTTTCCCCCGCTTGCGGGGGAGAGGGCCGGGGAGAGAGGGCTGCCCGGGGCATGCACCGGCCTCTCCGAAGCGCACCGTTTCCTCGCCCGGCGTCGAGTGCACCGGGCCAGCCGAAGCGCGATTCAGGTCTCCCCCTCCCCTGCGCAGCGGGGGACGGGGGCCGGGGGGAGGGGGCTCCCGACGCATGCGCCGCGGCCAGTCCAACCCCGACCGAAGTTCTCCCCTCTCCCGGCGCAGTTTGCCGGGGGAGGGGCCGGGGGAGGGGCCTCCCGCGGCGAAGCCGCCCCCCTATTCATTCCAATCGAAAATCGCGAGTCGATGCAGGATTTTTCCAGGGAAGCAGACCTCGAACTGGCTATCCGCGCCATCCGCGCCGCGGGCGAGGCGGTGATGCGCGCCTTTCGCGTGGAGCAGGAGGTGACCTTCAAGTCGCCCGAGCAGCCCGTCACCGAGGCCGACCTTGCCGCCGACCGCGCGCTTCACCGCGTTCTGCTGGGCGAGCGCCCGGGCTATGGCTGGCTCTCGGAAGAGACGGCGGACTCGCCGGAGCGGCTGAAGCGCGAGCGGGTGTGGGTGGTGGACCCCATCGACGGAACCAACTCGTTCGTGGCGGGCCGCCCCGAGTTCGCCCTGTGCGTGGGCCTGGCCGAAGGGGATCGCGCCGTGCTGGGCGTAGTGCACAACCCCGTGACGGGGGAGGTGTTTCACGCGGTCGAGGGAGGCGGCGCCTTCCGCGACGGCAAGCCGATCCGCGTCTCGGAGCGGGGGATGGGCGAGGGTCCGCGCATCGTGGCGTCGCGGTGGGAGATGAAGCGCGGCGAGTTCGACGCGTTCGCGGACTGGCGGGTGGAGCCGCTGGGCAGCACGGCGTACAAGATGTGCCGCGTGGCCGAGGGCGGCGCCGAGGCGTTCGTCTCGCGCGGCCCCAAGTCGGAGTGGGACGTCTGCGCGGCGGTGGTGATCGTGCGCGAAGCCGGCGGCACCGTCACGCGCATCGACGGCCAGGAGCCGCGCTTCAACCAGCCCGAGCCCCACTGGAAAGGGATCGCCGCCTCCAACGGCCGCGTGCATGGAGACCTGGTCCGCATCGCATCCCAGCCGCTCTGAACGAACCGTTCGGCGTCAGGTGGTGGACGGCAGGTCATCCAGCGAGCCGGCCAGCCAGAGCTTGGGGCCGGCGAGGGCGTTGGGCAGAAAGCTGGTTCCGGGGCCGATGTCGCGACGGAACGAGTCGCTGTCGTAGCGCTTGACATCTACCGGGCGGTCCAGGACCAGTGCCGCATCCAGAAGGGCTTTCCCGAGTTCACGATCGGGGAGCGCATTGCCGTAGATCAGCAGGTCGATGTCGCTATCCGGGCGCTCGTCGCGCCGCGCGAACGATCCGACGATGAACGCCGCCTCCACCCCTGGTACCGAGGCGAGCGCGTCCCGCAACACCAGCGCCGGCGCGTACGCCTGCACGAGCGAGGTCAGCGCAATCCATTGCGGGTGCTGCTGATTCCGGGAAATGATAGTGTGCCGCCCCTCCGCTTCCCGGCGCAGGAATCCGAGCTCCACCAGCCGATCCACCTCGATCTGCAGCGATCGCTTTCCCACGATCCCCACGTGTCGGGCCAATGCTCGCGCGTGCAGGCGCGAGTCGGGGTGCACCACGAAATGCACCACGATCCGCGCGCGCGCTTCGGAGCCCAGCAATCCCGAAAGCTTATCCATACGCACCTCATCTGCCCCATAATATAGGGCAATCAAGGGTTGCGTACCAGTGCCGCCTCGCGAAACCGCCGCACTCGGCGATTCGTAGGATGGTCAGGAAGTCGCTTACAAAGTCGGACGCCTGCGCAAAGACGATGCTCGAGATCGTGGGAGAAGGGGTGGTGTGGTTGGTGTCCGAAGTGGTGGGATTGGTGGTCGGGGACATCCTCACGAGCATCCCATGGCGAGTGTGGGTTTCGGCGGGGCTCGTTGCCCTTGGAGTCATGGCGATGGGCAAGGCGTGCGCGGGCACCGAGCCTTCGCACGCCACGCTGCTCTTCCTCGCGGGCATCGGCCTGGTGGTGAGCCCCGTGGCGCTGTTCCTGTGGCCCAGCCCGCCACGCTGATGCTGGAGATTCTCGAGGCCATCGAAACCGCGTTCGACCTCGTCGATCTTCTGCTTTCGCCGGCCAAGCTGGCCCATCGGGTCAACCGCATGCGGGCCTGGTGGAGGAATCGGCAAGAGCCGCGGCCCGCGCCCGATCGTCGGGCGCGGGCCGCTGACGTTCAGTTGATTTCGCCGCTGTCCCGGCTCTCGTCCGCCAGGCGCGCGAGGCCGTCGCCGGTGAGGCGGAAGACCGTCCACTCGTCCATCGGGCGTGCGCCGAGCGAGTGGTAGAAGCGGATCGCCGCCTCGTTCCAATCCAGCACCCACCACTCCAGCCGGCCGCACTCGCGCTCGCGCGCCAGCCGGGCCAGGTGCGCCAGCAACGCCCGCCCGATCCCCCGCCCGCGCGCCTCGGGGCGCACGTACAGGTCTTCCAGGTACAGCCCCGGCTGCGCGAGAAAGGTGGAGTAGTTGTGGAAGAAGAGTGCGAAGCCCACCGGCTCGCCACCGTCCTCCGCGATCACCACCTCCGCGCCGGGCCACGGGCCGAACAGGGTGCGCCGCAGCCGCTCCTCCGTCGCCACCACCTCGTGCAGCAGCCGCTCGTAGTCCGCCAGCTCGCGGATGAAGCGCAGGATCAGCGGAACGTCGGCCTCGTCCGCCGGGCGGATGCGGACGGCGGCCGGCATCAGCGGCGCTCCATCCAGCGCGACACCAGGTTGGCGATGCGCCTCATCCGCGGGCCGTACGGCGGATAATAGAGTGGGCCGAGCCCCACGCGGCCCATCGACAGCACGGCGCGCTCGTGCGAAAAGGCGTGGAAGCCCGCGAACCCGTGGTAGCTGCCCTGGCCGCTCTCGCCCACGCCGCCGAAGGGAAGGTCGGGGTTGGCCAGGTGGCAGAGCACGTGATTGACGATGGTTCCGCCCGCCGTGGTGCCGCGCAGCACGCGTTCGGTGGCGCGCCGGTCGCGGCTGAACACGTACAGCGCCAGCGGCTTGCCCTCCGCGCCGACGCTGGCCAGCGCCTCGTCCAGCGACGCGTACTCCACGATGGGGAGCACGGGTCCGAAGATCTCGCCCCGCATCACCGGGGCGTCCCACTGCACGCCGGAAAGGAGCGTCGGGGCGACGTATCGCTCCGACTCGTCACGCTGCCCGCCCGCCTCGATCTGTGCCCCACCCGCCACCGTCTGGTCCAGCACGTCCACGATGCGCTCGAACGCCGGGCGGTCGATCACCCGCGCGAAGCACTCGCTAGCCCGCCGCGCCTCGTCCGTCGCGCCGTAGAAGCGCGCGATGGCGGCTCGCGCGGCGGCGATGAAGGGCTGCGCGTCGTCCCGGTGAACGAGCACGTAGTCGGGCGCGACGCACGTCTGCCCCGCGTTGACGAACTTCCCCCAGACGATGCGCTCGGCGGCGACGGGCAGATCCGCCGAGCGATCGACGATGGCCGGTGACTTTCCGCCCAGCTCCAGGGTCACCGTCGCAAGGTGCTCCGCCGCGGCGCGCATCACCTTGCGCCCGACTGCGGTGGATCCCGTAAAGAAGAAGTGGTCGAAGGGCAGCGAGATCAGCGCGTCCGCGGTTTCGATCCCGCCCATCACCATCGCCACTTCGTCCTCGGGAAAGGCGTCCGCGATGATGCGCGCCATGGCGGCCGCGGTGTGAGGCACCTTCTCCGATGGGCGCAGGATACAGACGTTGCCGGCGGCGACCGCGGCCACGAGCGGGCTGAACAGCAGCTGGAAGGGGTAGTTCCACGGCGCCAGGATCAGCACCTGGACGCGCGGCTCATGGCGCACGCGGCTGCGGCCGCCGGCCAGCAGGGCGGGAGTGGGCACGCGGCGCGGCTTCATCCACCGCTTCAGGTGGCGGGTGGCGTGGGCGATCTCGGCCAGCACCAGCTGCACCTCGGTGATCTCGAACTCCGCGGCGTTCTTGCGGAAGTCGGCCCGGACGGCGTCGTACAGCGCCTGGCGGTGGCGGATGATGGACGCGCGCAGTCCGCGCAGCTTCGCGATCCGCTCGCGCGCCGTCCCCTGCGCCACGCGCCAGCGGCTTTCGCGCTGCACCTGGAACAGCCGCCGCGCCCGGGCGATCTGCGCCTGGTCGTCGGCGGCTTCGGTCTGCGGATTGAGGAGTTGCGGCACGCCGAGCCTTCAGAAGGGATGGCCTCACGCAGAGGCGCCGAGACGCAGAGAGCGCCTGGCATCAGCTTCCCGTCGCCGCCCGGGCGCCGTGCGACAACATAGCGGTGGAAAGTCAGGAGGCCAGCGGATCGGCGGGATCGAGTTCGCCGCTCTGGCTGGCCCACAGCCGCCGGAACCGGCCCTCGGGGCGCGCCATCAGCGTGGCGAACGAGCCGGATTCCACCAGCCGTCCGGCCTCCATCACGTGGATCACGTCGGCGTCGCGCACGCTGGGCAGTCGATGGGTGATCATCAGGATGGTCATCCGCCCGTGCAGCCCGCGGATGGCCTCGCGGATACGGCGCTCGTTCTCGGCGTCCAGCGCGCTGGTCGCCTCGTCCAGGATCAGCAGGGCGGGGCGGCGGAGGAGCGCGCGGGCGAGCGCCAGCCGCTGCCGCTCGCCGCCGGACAGCCGCACGCCCCGGTCGCCGACCGCCGTGTGGAGCCCGTCCGGCAGCGCGGCGACGAACCCGTCCGCCACGGACAATCGCAGCGCCTCGCGAACTTCGTCGTCGCTGGCCTCGGGGCGGGCCCAGCGCAGGTTGGCGAGCACCGTGTCGTTGAACAGCACCGTGTCCTGCGCCACGTAGCCGATCCCTTCGCGCCACGCGCGCAGCCACGATTCGTCCAGCAGCCTGCCGTCCACCAGAATGCGCCCGGCGCGCGGCCGTACCAGCCCCATCACCAGGTCGGCCAGGGTGGTCTTCCCCGAGCCGGAGGGGCCCACCACGGCCGTCGTCCGGCGCGCCTCGATCTGCAGCTCCACGTTCGACAACGCATCGCCCCGTGCCGCCTCGTAGCCGAACGACACGTCCTCGATGCGGATGGAGTGGGCCACCTCCACCCGCTCGTGCGCCGGCTCCAGGTCTTCGCGCTCCGCCTCCAGCGCCTCGGCCATCGCCGTCAGCCGCTCCCACGCGGGCAGCTCGCGCGACATCATCTGGTGAAGCCCCTGCAGGTACGACAGCCGGGGGACCAGCCTGGAAAAGAGGAACACCAGCAGCAGCACGGTGGCGCCGGACACCCGCAGCACCGAAAGCGCCAGGTACGTCACCACGGCCAGCAGCACCACCGCGCCCACGCTGAACGCGGCGCTGCTGTCGGCAAAGGCGCGCCACGCCTGCTCGCGCGCGTCGGCGGCGCGGCGCGCGGTGCCGGCGAACAGGGCGGCGTTGCGGTCTTCGGCCCCGTAGCTCTTCACCACCTTCAGCGCGCCCAGGTGCTCGCCGGCCGCCGCCGTCAGGTCTGCCGAGGCGGTGGAGAGCGCTTCGCCCGCGGCGCGGACGGTCCGGCGGAACCGGGACAGCAGCAGCAGGAGCACCGCCCCACAGGCGAAGGCGACGGCGGTGATGGGGGCAGAGACGCGCAGGGCGAAGCCCAGGTACGCCAGGGCCATCAGCACGTGCGCCAGGAGCGTGGCCGCGTGCCCCGCCCCCGCACCCACCCGGTCGGCCTCGCCGGTGAGCGCGGTCAGCAGGTCGGTGCCGCGCAGGCGGGCCAGGGGCAGCCAGCGCGCCCCCGCGACCGCGTCGAACAGCCGCGTGCGCAGGCGCAGGGCGCTCTGCAGCTCCATCCTGTGCGCCACCAGGCTGTCCGCCCGGCGGGCGAGCGCCTGCACGAGCGTGACGCCCACGAACAGCAGCAGCACCGGGCCCAGCTCCGCCGATACGCCGACGGCGCCGAGCAGGCGATCCACCGCCCGGGCCAGGGCCCCGGCGGGGCCGCCGTCCACCGCCACGCCCGCCAGGGCCAGCAGCCGCGCCAGGATCAGCACGGATGCCGCTTCGCCCGCCGCGACCACCAGCGCCAGCACCACGGCGGTGGCGGCCGGGCCGGGCATGTCGCGCGCGAGGTGGCGGCAGAAGCGCACCGTGGCGCTTCCGCTCACCGCCCCCTCCCCGGCGCATAGCGCAGCGCCAGCCGCAGGGGCCGCAGTGCGCGATAGGCCGGCGCCAGCGGAGTGGGCAGGCGCAGCCACGACCAGTCCTCGGGCGTGGGGGTGAACAGCCAGCGCGCCGCATACCGCGCCCGGTCCGCACGTCCATCGCAGAGGCGATAGTTGAAGCGCAGGTTGGCGGCGGTGCTTTCCTCCGCCTCGGCGGGCGCGAACCACAGCGACCGCGCCTCGTCCGCCAGGGAAGGGACCT
Proteins encoded:
- a CDS encoding 3'(2'),5'-bisphosphate nucleotidase CysQ codes for the protein MQDFSREADLELAIRAIRAAGEAVMRAFRVEQEVTFKSPEQPVTEADLAADRALHRVLLGERPGYGWLSEETADSPERLKRERVWVVDPIDGTNSFVAGRPEFALCVGLAEGDRAVLGVVHNPVTGEVFHAVEGGGAFRDGKPIRVSERGMGEGPRIVASRWEMKRGEFDAFADWRVEPLGSTAYKMCRVAEGGAEAFVSRGPKSEWDVCAAVVIVREAGGTVTRIDGQEPRFNQPEPHWKGIAASNGRVHGDLVRIASQPL
- a CDS encoding nucleotidyltransferase domain-containing protein codes for the protein MDKLSGLLGSEARARIVVHFVVHPDSRLHARALARHVGIVGKRSLQIEVDRLVELGFLRREAEGRHTIISRNQQHPQWIALTSLVQAYAPALVLRDALASVPGVEAAFIVGSFARRDERPDSDIDLLIYGNALPDRELGKALLDAALVLDRPVDVKRYDSDSFRRDIGPGTSFLPNALAGPKLWLAGSLDDLPSTT
- a CDS encoding aldehyde dehydrogenase family protein, which codes for MPQLLNPQTEAADDQAQIARARRLFQVQRESRWRVAQGTARERIAKLRGLRASIIRHRQALYDAVRADFRKNAAEFEITEVQLVLAEIAHATRHLKRWMKPRRVPTPALLAGGRSRVRHEPRVQVLILAPWNYPFQLLFSPLVAAVAAGNVCILRPSEKVPHTAAAMARIIADAFPEDEVAMVMGGIETADALISLPFDHFFFTGSTAVGRKVMRAAAEHLATVTLELGGKSPAIVDRSADLPVAAERIVWGKFVNAGQTCVAPDYVLVHRDDAQPFIAAARAAIARFYGATDEARRASECFARVIDRPAFERIVDVLDQTVAGGAQIEAGGQRDESERYVAPTLLSGVQWDAPVMRGEIFGPVLPIVEYASLDEALASVGAEGKPLALYVFSRDRRATERVLRGTTAGGTIVNHVLCHLANPDLPFGGVGESGQGSYHGFAGFHAFSHERAVLSMGRVGLGPLYYPPYGPRMRRIANLVSRWMERR
- a CDS encoding ABC transporter ATP-binding protein gives rise to the protein MSGSATVRFCRHLARDMPGPAATAVVLALVVAAGEAASVLILARLLALAGVAVDGGPAGALARAVDRLLGAVGVSAELGPVLLLFVGVTLVQALARRADSLVAHRMELQSALRLRTRLFDAVAGARWLPLARLRGTDLLTALTGEADRVGAGAGHAATLLAHVLMALAYLGFALRVSAPITAVAFACGAVLLLLLSRFRRTVRAAGEALSTASADLTAAAGEHLGALKVVKSYGAEDRNAALFAGTARRAADAREQAWRAFADSSAAFSVGAVVLLAVVTYLALSVLRVSGATVLLLVFLFSRLVPRLSYLQGLHQMMSRELPAWERLTAMAEALEAEREDLEPAHERVEVAHSIRIEDVSFGYEAARGDALSNVELQIEARRTTAVVGPSGSGKTTLADLVMGLVRPRAGRILVDGRLLDESWLRAWREGIGYVAQDTVLFNDTVLANLRWARPEASDDEVREALRLSVADGFVAALPDGLHTAVGDRGVRLSGGERQRLALARALLRRPALLILDEATSALDAENERRIREAIRGLHGRMTILMITHRLPSVRDADVIHVMEAGRLVESGSFATLMARPEGRFRRLWASQSGELDPADPLAS
- a CDS encoding GNAT family N-acetyltransferase, yielding MPAAVRIRPADEADVPLILRFIRELADYERLLHEVVATEERLRRTLFGPWPGAEVVIAEDGGEPVGFALFFHNYSTFLAQPGLYLEDLYVRPEARGRGIGRALLAHLARLARERECGRLEWWVLDWNEAAIRFYHSLGARPMDEWTVFRLTGDGLARLADESRDSGEIN